The following is a genomic window from Mustela lutreola isolate mMusLut2 chromosome 5, mMusLut2.pri, whole genome shotgun sequence.
aaaaagtgtattggaattctttccttttctcactttAGTCAACCTTAAAATGATCCGAGGATGATAGGTATTTTCATATTCATCATTACAAAATGCTAAATTCcacctttgggaaaaaaataagccattttactaaaaaacacaattttaaaaaagattgaaatgaCCAGCCTTCCCCTCACCAATGCATACAATATACAGGTTGTGCAGCTTCCCTATATTGCATCAGTGTTACCAGTATTTAAGCTTAATATTaccaaaaatctttcaaaataggATTAGCTATAACAATATTTGTAGCTGTGTAAAATGCTACTTAGGATTCTTTTACTTGCAATGAAGAATGTTGCCTAAAATGTTACTCTAGGATGGGTTATGTAAAATCATACACCCTCAGGGCTCTGCCCTAAACTCCTGAATACAAAGGATTTACTGTGATAAAAACCCAAAACCATACTAGCTTTGCAAATACAATAAATGGTAAGTTACAGATAAGGTAGAAGGGTAAAGAGAGACAGTGATTGTTTACAGAAAGTGACTCATCACAATCAAAATTGTGCTTTTCCTCgttaaatcatctttaaaaaactcTCAGATTATCCCTTCGCTATCTTGCCACCACTTTATATGAATTCGGTAGTGGGAACAAGAGATGACTGGCATCCGTTTTCAAGTGATTCtgttcttttcatgttcttataaAACTATTGTCAGAACTGCTATAAATAGCCAAGGCTTCTGCTGGTACTTTAGATTACTTTATCTTCAGCATTataaattcacttttcctttgttGCTGAGGCAAATTGCAGGTAAAAAATTAATATGGCTATTTCTTCATAGTTTCACATAATGACCCTTTCCCACCCACTGGTAAATTTCTGCTGATATTGATAAAGTGTTTTGAAATGACAAAGAACATTTGTGACATGTTTGCATATTTTATACACATCAAGTTATAAGGATGGTTCTAAGGATGGAATCAAGTCTACGGTGAGGAAAATGATTTTCTTAGATGCCCCCCGCTACGTGtgaataagtgtgtgtgtgtgattgtgtgtgtgtgtgtgttttcaaggatgattctttgtttttcctctaaataaatgattttctttcatgTTCCATGAATATCTTAAGGAGTGGGATATATGGAAAGGTTGaaagatgtttttttcttttgtttttaatatagaaaacatTCGTACAAGGCAGGCTAGCATCCTATATGGATATGACCAAAGGTGCGATGTGGTCTAATTGTGGATTTCAGATCAAGTTAAGAAAATACAGCTTAGTCAGTAAGGTCTCTTGGCTTTTGCCACCCAGCGGCAGCCTTTTACAGTGAGAAACACATAGGAACTATGCAAGTGAAAGAAAAGGATGGATAAGAAATGTCCTAGACGTGCTATAGCAGTGTCGATCTTACTGTCTGTATCTTTGTTGCTGTGTATGTCAATGCACATGAGTGGAGATGAATCGACAGATCTTCACATTCCAAGAGAAGGAAAATCATTCCTAGATTGAAAtctcttttaaaacaatatatatcaattttttttatggCACTCACTTTTTAAAGGGTCTGAAAATTAATCCCTTATAGACAAATATTAGACAAGAGTCATcgctattttttgaaaaattaaaaaaaagggacaTAGAGAGGTTCTTTAATGGGATTTCTTGAAATGGCTATTAAATCtctttattgaagaaaaaaatagatgacaTACATGCTTTATGCAGAAGTGACATTTGGGGGTCCTGACACACCGGGATTGTTCAACAGTCCTATATTGCTGACAAGATTGTTGAGGGtcagttaaaataattaaaaatggatgacGAAGCAACTATCCCTTTACCTGCTTCCTTCTTGTCTAGCACCCagtctttcacatttttcttctgtGGGAATTTATGACTTGTGCGTTGAGTAAACGCCATATCACTGGTTTCTAGGGCCATATTTGCAGGACATGTGCCCCAACACAGCTTCTCTATTCCGGGCATGTTTCTAAAAAGTGTCTCAGATTCTAGGCTGAAAAACCAACCAGATAATTTAGGATCCGGGCAAGTTAGGGTACGCACTTACTGAATTCCAAGATGCATGGTGAAATGGTGAGATCGGAAAGGGGCCCTGCATTTGATaataatgcaaaaacaaaaacaaaaaaatagcatGAAAGAAACTCATTAGTATATACAATGGATGTCAGTTGACCCAGTAGATTGCTaatgtattaaaaacaatttaGGGTGTTGCAATGTGATATGTTCTAATCCCACAGGTTATCCTTTTGACAGCTGACCTTGAACTTATAAAACGTATGCagagtaaaagaaaacagaaagaaaatagttaCTCAAGTGTGCAACTGCACAAATATACCCCCCTCCCGCTATTAAGATAACAAAACTTCTGCTATTaccataatattatatatattagaaagcTATACACAAGCATGTTAatttcacagattttttaaaagattcttaatattttatataattagaaatacacatttcaaaaacaaaacttctacAAAGAGAAAACAGTTATCTTGGTTAGCAAAGCATGGAGTTCCTCATGGCTTAGGGTAGTGCTTTCTATACAAAAAgtcctttttggttttttacaGGACTGTTTAAAATATTAGCGAAGctatcaagggggaaaaaaacacattttggctTAAGTAAACTACAAAAAGCCACAAATGCTTTGCAAACTCTGTCTTaccttttatatgaaaataagcaaaatgtaatgtacatatttttatatttttatttaataagagaTGCAgacccagatttatttatttaattaaatacgTTAGCCCTCaaactccacattttttttttttttttaaataggtatgGTCCTCTTTTAATGGTCGTTGATCCTTTTTAATGAGTGCCATACGCCAATGATATGCGTGCAGGTTTGTGAGCGCGTTCTCGGGATGTTAGGTGACCTGGTGCGTTCCTAACATTTACCAATGGCCACCCTTTGCCGGGTCTGTCCAAAACATCTATACATTTTTCTATATGTTGCATAACAGCTGCTCTCTCTTTCAGTAAAGATCTGCCGCTTTTGGCAAATGTTTCCTTTTGTCTATTTACATGTAAATAACGTTGAACCTGCAACATGACACTATCTATTGTAACATACATTTTGCAAAGGAGCACAACAGTGAAAAGAAGTTAgccttaaaatctattttgtacaAGTGTTCTGTTGTACAACTCAAGTGCTAAGcttatctcagcatttctgtTTATCTTTATACTGTATCACTGAGGcaatttaaaagtacttttacAAAACAGAgtacctgacttttttttttttttccacacacaGCACATATAATGCATATCGACCCCCCTTCCCCATTAAGgtatagcacacacacacactgcaagaaaaaaaaaaaaactattaagtaATAATCTGATCATGTTGCCCATCCTTCAGAGAGTCGCATGCGCTTGACTGAGGGACTTTCCCTTTCGTCCGGCGAAGGTCTGGTGAGTCCAATGGGGGAGTGGAATTCATTCCGGTGATCCTCTCGGTCGCTCCCGTCGTACGAACTGCTACAGCTGCTCAAGCTGTCAACAGGAGATCTCCCCGCCTCGTGGCGCGTGTGTTGTGGGTATCTCGAAGGGGTGGTGGTACGGTCTCTAGGAGGAGAAACAGGTTCTGACTTGATGTTGAGGCTTTGAGTAGAAGGCAGGGAGAGATTTGAACTCTGAGATAAATGAGTGCTAGTGCAAGCTCTGTAGGAGGAAAGGAAACCCAGTTACAGATGGAGGAGGCCTGGAGCCCCCAGGAACTCACAATTACATCAAACATCAGCTTCAAGACTCGCATAGATACCGGAGCATGCCCAGAGGGAGGAGAGCGTGCTCGGAagcactggggtgggggtgaggggcagtgcCTGCTCAGAGCCACTGAGAATGCCTGGGAGTAATTACAGTATTTAACGGGGCCAGGCCTTGTGAATCATACCTCTAGTTTCTGACAGGCTCCCTACACATGCAGGTTACTGGCTCAGAGAGGCTTAACATGACACGGtggaaaaaagcattttctgtGTCCGTGGAATTTCTCCCTAGACTAGTTCCGAAATCTAACCTAAGATTTAAGATACAATATGTAGCTTTTGAATGAGACGTCTCTGACTGAGTAACGCCTGTGTGTGGAAATTACTGCAAAAAGCCTGTGACGGATATAAATGGTTCCCTCCACGTAATAAGTGCGAACACATGAAGATGTACAGTCTTCAGAGCGAGAGATGAGAGTTCAAATTTCGAGTGAATAAATCCCCTAAAATGCTACACTTAACTGTATCTGGCGAAAGACTGGAGGGGGGAAAGATGGGGAAGGAGGCTGAAGATTATTGGCCGAAAATTGAATGTTGGTTTAAAAACACTTAGACTTCCTACCCCACTAACATTGCTCAAGGGCTGGCCcttcttcatcctttctgttaCGTGGGACGCAAGGGGCGTCTATTTTCCACAAGAACCTCAACTTCATCACTGCCATCCTCTCCCTGCCGCCGTGTGTAGTAGGATATCGCTCAGCCTGTAGTTATAATTGGTATGAGCTGAGAAATGTGGATTTGTCTAAGGAAAAGCTTTCGTAAAGAAGGATCTAGTGTgcttttaatgtgtttataaacCTTAATCCTCATTTATTCCAGGAGAGTATGACTTTCCCTTCTTCCCAAATGAGGAAGAATTCGGACACTTGGCACTCTGGAGGGAAAAGCATTAAGCCCTTGGGTGTCAGCTGGCAATCGCAATGACTTTGATCAGGATAAACGGGGAGAACACTGCCGACATCAATTTTAAGATGCTTGTCCTGCTCCTGCATTCTGATCGCACTGACATCCGTGGCTACAGTCAGCATTACTTGCCCACGTTGTCAAGAGAGCACAGATATCTCCCTTAGTAGTCACGGTGAAGAATAATCCATACAGATACACCCATTCTAGACAAAGGAAAGTGAGCCTACCTACCCAGGGACGTGATTATGTTACTTTCAAATGGAGAGAATTAGGTGGCATTAAAAAGTCGTTACGAGCAGTGAGAAAATGGGGATATATTTCAGAGGAAGAAGTGGAATAACTTGGGGTTGGCTTTTTGGGAGATGCAATTCAGGCTCAAGATGTATAGAGATATAAAATTAGTCAAAATGAGTTTATCTTTGAGTGATGTTTTATACAAAAGCACCACCTACTGGCAAAGAAttactttccttctcttaataGATGAGCTAATGCCTAGAATGACCTAAAGGAGAATTATTTGTTTCCCTAATAAgcctttctttctccagcttttaTGTTATAGGATCAAAACAGTCCTAGCCTTTATATCGAGTTACCACATTGAGTGCGTATGATTTTTCAATCGCCTGTTTATACTTGTCATTATTTACTTATAGTTTTTACTTGACACTGCATCGGTTTATTAATTTTCTAAGAGTTtaattaaataatctttaaatcaAGAAGATATTAAGCCagggctgtggggggagggaacACCTGTATTTCAAAAGGATCCATGATGGTGGACTGTTTTATCTGGGTTCAAAGTTATTTAATGATTCATTTTGATGTCAGAGGAAATCATCTTTTGATTTCTGGAAGAAAGAATTTTCCTGGCTCTCGATAAGAAAGGCTGTTTcactaaaatttaattaaatgcttCTACTATGAATCACACAACTCTTTAATAACAAACGTCAATTAGGAGCCTGTAAACAAAGTGGCTTCTCAACCAATACTTTGACTGCCCTTTGACATTTAGATTGCTTTTTCACAGGCAGGGAGACATGGACAATTAGTAAAAAACTTTGGTGAGATGGACAAGTAGAAGCAGTTGATCTGGATGGATTAATTGATGCAAAAAATAGTGTAATCAAAATGCTGTTTCCCTTAATGCAGCTTTTAGAAACTGCATTATCTACGTATTTATGGTATCTCCATTGTGAACTGGCTTGTACTGGTTTTGCGGCTTCTCTTCCCCATGGGAGATAACAACACTCACTGCTTGCTTATCCCTTCCTGTAAACAAATAAGCGAGCCCCTCGGTTTCCTTTCTAGTGGCATTTCCTGTGACACTGAAAGCACATATGAAGCATTTTGAGTAGTTCTGGGGACGCTAAACGCAGTCCTGAGATGTACGTGATGACTGAGACTCAGCTTCATTCTACTGTGGTGGAGGATTCCGAACAGAATGAAGTGTAATTGGCTAGTCTCTGTTATCAAATTATtatcttggaaagaaaaaaagcattaaaaatccCTTAGCTGTATACATGCTAGATTCAGATACAAGCATGTTGGTCTGCTTGTTCTTGAGAGCAAAATTTTTATAGACCCAGAGAATTGTGAAATACTCCATGTGTGTGGGTGAGAAAGAGGTAGGTGGGGAGACAGAAGCCAGATATGCAAGTTGCCCATCTCCACTCCTGCTGCAAGTTTTCATGTACTACAGATGCCTTCCAACTGGGAAAACACCTACCCTTCCCCATAATTGCTCAGAAATGAAACATGACTGGATAGTTTTATTCAAATTTCTTACTGCCTCCGCCTGGAAATTAGACTATCAAACTATATTTAACTTAACCTTTTAAAAGTTGTCTTTAAACACCCACATCAACAAAgatggtgtatagaaatgcttcCAGAAAACAGGCTGCCCTTTTTTAAGGCGCTATGAGAAAAACGCTTAAAATTTTGAGGGTCATTTGCTCAAATATTCGTATTCAAAGGACTGTCACTAACCCCTGATGGCAAGTTCCTTCTGCCTATCATTTCTGCTTCCTGCAACAAATCAGTGAATGCCATTTATCTGACTTGGTTAGATAAAATCAAATACTATAGAGAGTTAAAAGTACTGCTTTTAAGAATTGAAGGTATTTCCATCAACAAAACATGAAGGGCTCTTTTATCCTCTTAATTTTGGGAAAGAACTATGGTGACCATCTTGGGCTGCTGGGAATATATGCTTTGGAAGAgctgaaatatattttactctACTCTGAACACTATATCTCTACAGAGGAACGTGAACCCCTCACATAAGAACATGAGGAAACTGTAGcctaaaaaaaatactgatttttttgaattaattCACACTGTAGGGAATTAAGAAAcctcatataatttattttacataaattttacaACTTGggattttcaaaaatagtttaaCATTTAATTGTGTGAACAAGGGCTAGTCCCTCTgaaggaaccttttttttttgcaaaagctaccctgtgtgtgtgtgagtgtgtgtgtttgtgtgtgagagagagagagagagaggaaggaagaaaggaaggaaggaaggaggctagCCAAAACCAGAAGGTGTGGAAGGGGTATCCTATCTATTTGAGGGATAAGGGAAGTGATTAAAAGTGCAATAAAAACTCATAGACTAAGTTCAGAGTCAAATACTGCACCATGAAAACCGTTATTGAAAGAAACCGGAACTAAACAAAATGCTTCATCCCTGGCTGTTGTAATTTGGTTCCTCTGTAGGCCAGTTCTCTCCCTTCTCATTTACTGAAGCTTTTATTAAGGGAAGCAGAAAATTAGATTCTTCCCATGTAATAGAAGTGAATTTTAAGATTACAGTATAgttaaaatacatacattaatATGTAAAATGCAAATTGTCGGGtgttacaaaaaacaaaagaaagccacATTCAGATAAAATAATATGGCTTTTGACATCGATAATTTCTAAGGAAATCCAGTCCTCTAATGGATGAATTTTGTGAAACATGACATGTGAACAGCTGCCTTGATCCTTGCCAAGAAGCACGTACAGTGGATTCACTGCTTAGCCCCAGCAGTGCGACACCGCATGTATGTACTTCAAGATTGCCTGGATGGTATCGTGTACTCAGTCATAATTATCTCAAAAAGTTATTGCAGTAAATGTCTACTTGCATAGTTAACAATTCTGAGAAAATTTAAATGTCCTAAAAGGAGAAACTCTGTTGCTGATCAGTATTTAATATATCTAAATAGTTAACAATCTTTTAAGAAAGCACAGCAATAATAccatgtaaatttattttattgtttacatGGAAGGTTAGATTTTCAACAGTAATGATCAGTGAGCAGGATGCACATAAGCAAATAGTGAATGGGGGAAACTCTATTACTAGAGCACTCATCTATGTGAAATCAATTCCACAAGAAAGCTAGGAGGGCAGGGAGGATAGATGAAGTTGTGATGTCAGAGATTTTTATTCTAATCAGtgttttattctcattatttctttAGCACAGAGCTAGCTAACTATTCTAACCACATGGCTCGGCAGAAAAGTAAAAACGAGGTAGGCATATAGAGTGTTTCTAAAATATAAGCTCttatctttcaatattttatatcttcctaGTATTTTCTTCTGAAGATTAACTGCAGTGATGGAGTTATTAGTTAAACTTAGAGTCAGATCTTTGATTCACGTTTTAAGCTTAGAAAAACTATCTGTTTTACAAGGAGTGTGAATTATGAATTCAGGGCTTTTTAAAGGTTTGAACATTTCCATACATAAATGACAGGAGTCATTTCTATGATAAAGACATTTCTCAAAATTACCACAAGGGGGCAGAAATACACATATTCTGATTTCAGAAAAaccacagaaattatttttatacccAAATTTAGGTAATTAGtgtatgcacatatacacatatatttaatttgtgcaatatctataaatatatagcCATATGGTGAGTACACTATACATATATGAAATCGATGGTATAGGAGATACTGTAGTACTAGGTTAAGGTTAGCATAAATTAGATGTTGTATGCTGAGTGATAAGGGTTCAcaaatatatctaaaatttaaagaacTTATAAGTATCTTCTTATGTCCCACGTGAGCTATATGAAAAGTCAACTAAATGAAAGTTTTTCATTGATCAAAGTGGAAACCAATATAGCCTAAAACAATAGGGAAGTAATGTATCTCATTATCACAGAGCTCCCCTTCTCTCAAAAAACAAGGAAAGGCATATCTAACTGACTTAAAAGATACTGATCTGATAATTACTTTCCCATTCTGATAAAGTAGAATTTTACATCCTTCAATGGGACACTAGAGCACAGTATCTAGAGACTGCTGTTGTCATCCAAGAACACATTCTCAAAGTGTTTTATAATAGAAATAACATTGCTTACCCCAGCTGACTGAGGGCGGATGGCGGCATGTTATGTAGGTGTTGCTGTTGCCAGCCAGTTACTGACCCAAGATGGAGAGCGCTGGCGGTGTTAAACCCAGACAGAGATGACAGGTCTGCACTACTCAGAGAGTACTCTAGaccaataaataaaacaatgagggAAAACacttaatttgaaaattatcAAATGGTAAATACACATTTCCAATTCAAAAATACTCTTATTAGTATCATGTAATGATTATTATAAACTCTCTTACTCTCAGGGTAGAAGGAGATAAAGCATCGGAAGCAATTTCTATTTAAAAGAGATGTCTCATTTACCAAAAAACAAGTATTCCACAAAAGCTTTAAAGTAGCACAGCTTGCAATTTTAGTTTACTAGAACTACAATCTGGCATTACAGTATATACATCTTTGATGatctagaaatgtttttaaaacaatccTGAGAAAGTGAGCTTTCTATTATATCCAAGAAATAATGGCTCATTTTCCTTGAAATTGGTCTTTTATATTGAATTCAGGTCAGGTCAATAAAACTTTCAgtcacttaagaaagaaaaaatatggatatTCACTTTGTCTTAGTAACATATAGGTAATGGTATAGTCTGTGGATGCCACAGGTACTAAATGAAGTTTCCTAATAGACTAAAgagtgatatctttttttttttttaatcttgctttTTAACAAAAAGTATTTAATGCACTATTTGAACATGGTAAAGCTACTCACCGGTACCATATGTTGTTGAAATGGCTGATGGATATCCTCCCATCCCTTGTCCTGGTAAAGTAGGAGTTGCTACGGAAACCACTGGGGTAGCCAATGACTGAGCAGACTGGGAGTTATTTATCCTTTGattcttttaaagtaaataaagagACATTattgatagaattttttaaagttaaaaatattagatttcaGTATTAATTTTGTGTATAAAGAAATAACTTGGTACAAGTCTCATGAAATTAATCATTTAACATGTGTCTCTATGAACTCTGCCAACCCTATCATTTACAATCCTTCAAGAGACCAGTTGTTGCCATAGTAACCCATTACATCAGTATCTCCTAGGCAACTGAACTAGTAACAAGTACCATAAGCTTTATTATGGGTAAAAACAGACTATGTTGAAAACTGATGAAATATGTATACTGTACTCcattgtttcagtttttattcaaatgcaaattaaaaaaaattaaaatcaaccaTGGTGGTTTTTATGCTCAGTTCTATACACAGCAGAGCAGATGGGCGGAATTTCATGCTACATTCTGACCAGCAGGTGGTGCTCTGACCACTTTTTTCAGATTCTTCTAAACTTCCCTCAGAACTAAATGGCAAAGCCCCTAACATGTATATTTAACTCCTTACAGCAAGCAGATTAAAGAttcacatacatttaaaaatcatgacagtttgaattcttagaaaaataagtatCTTCATGGtttaaataaggaaattatttttgttagaaTTTTACAATAAATCAAGTcctaaaataaactgaaaacatGGTCTTCTCTTGCAAAGgttgagacagaaaaataaataacctgaCATTCTTTTCAGGTGTGTGATACCTGAAATTAATGGCATTTAAATATGATTCATTTGGACACACTATGGTAACTTCtgaaatattcccattttactagAGCCACTCCACCTAAAAGTCACCTTGGGTTTCTCCTTGCAGGTGCCATTTAAGGGAAGTACTTTTACTACTTACCAAAAGCAGGTCGACATCCTCAGACTGAGAGCATGGGGAAGGAGTTTTATTAATTAGtgtctgtaaatatttataattgggcaaaatcttttcaacaaaaggCAAAGCATCTTCTGATAGACACAACagtttaaacaattttaaaacctAGACTCTACAGATAACTCCTTACAAAGACATTCTTTGTTTCCCTTAATGAGCTGTTTGTCTCCAATGTGAAGACAATCTATCCAGTTTTCTGCACAGGTCAGTGTCTCAACCTTCATTATTTCAGCACCacgttttgaaaaaaaaaaaaagaaaaaagattatattttgaaACCCCACttgctggaggaggtgggggggtgctgcACCTGGCTGCTGGTGAGAGGCTGGTTGTAGGACCACTCACAGGATCCCTATCCCCGGGAGAACATCAGTTTTAAGAACTTAGAATAAATCTGCGGATAGAGACAGGCTGCCATGCATGGCCCACACCGCTTGGCTATGGCCCTGtgggaggttttatttattagaacCAGTCTTTCCGAAGGGAATGTTGcatattatgtgatttttttttggttgatATTCAAAATTAATCTGCACTGTGCCATAATAAACTAATCAGCTTGCAGGACTGTTTTACCCTGAAGCTTGCCACAGagcacagaatgaaaaaaaagaaatgtgtttgcaGAATGATCTAAATTTGTCTACTGAATCTTGGTTTTAAATGTTCTCGCTCTTAAGCAAAGCTAATTTGGAGAACACTGATGTAAGTCTCTTTGTTATTGAATTTGGTCCCACAGTTATTATCTTCGTCTTAGCCCTGCAGacccaggagaaaggaaaatgagagagtCCAGGGATATTATTTAtacttcttaattatttttttatttattttttcttacagggccaacttttttttttttatgtaaaatacaaCCTTTGTTCTCAGAATGCCTAGGATTTTAAAACGATTTGCTTTTCGGAGGTAGTTATTTGCATGAAGGGCATATATGGAAAGATATAGTAATCGTTGCAATATACCTAAGAAAAGAATGGCCAGCTACTAACATGAGAACATTCATTTAGAAATTATGGAAAAGATTTTTGGTTGTCAGCACCTTGAGGACATAACCAGTTCAGTATTATAAAAATCTGTTATGAAATTCCCTATTTTGTGAGTTTGATTCTACCATTGGTCAAACTGTATGCACCATAAGCAGAGTAGTAagtcatgatttttttctaattataaattgcaggtcttaaaaaaaggaaatgcttttttttGGTCCCAGAACATGAGTTTTATAGGGGAGTTTATTGGatgttggttttttggtttttgtttttgattttttttttttaacatggaaaagGGAAATGTGAACCAGTTACCAGAAATAATGGCTAAATACAAACAGGGCTCTAGCAATAGCATCAGTAAGTTAATTTTCTGGGAGCCCCTAAGTAATTCAAAAATGTTAGAAAGAtacaaaaacagcaaaacatatacaaaacatgatcaacatttatttaaaacGTCGTCTCGCATTACCACTGATGGCATCGTATTCTTGCTGCCTGGTGGAATAAGAACTCGGAGATCTGGTTTACGGTTATTCATCCCTAGGTTCATGGGAGGAGGAGATTTTGCTTGCATATTCTTGTTCAAGTTACCAGGTGAGACCAGCAGACCTGGTGAGTTTCGGGGATTGCCATATCCGTTCCCTGTTAACACAAAACAATGAAAGTATTCAGGAAGAAATCTAGATTCAAGTACGTTTCTATAGAAGACACTATGAGAGATTAAAAATCAAAGCTTAACAGGGTAAGACATACAACAAAGTCTGTAGGATGACTAACAGCCTCCATGTGAAGACTAACCCAGTCagttagtttttaaatattctctgaaGGAAGACGAAACATGTTTTAATGAGAAGAGCTAATATATACCAACTCGCTCAGAAATCGACATATACTTttattctatgaaaaaaaaatttcaggaagaAAGTCAGACCGTTGTTCAGGGCCTAAGAAAAGCACAGAATCGGTTCTGCACTTCAGCTGACTAGCTTGGCAAAGGTCTGACTGGTGTGACTCACTCTTTCAGTTCAatggtttggtttttattttgtgtgtctgtgtgtcctcaAGTGAAGAAAGGGCATACCAGTAAGACTATAATTTCTAGGACCTGCAGGAGGGGTAGCCTCTTCCACAGTTTGCTGCTGAGTTCCCCTTTCCTTGGAGTGGTTTCTCCTTATGGTTTTCCTCCGTCTGGTTTGCCCTCCTCCCAAGTTCAGCTTATGACCCTGAAGTCTTGTTCTCCTTCAAAAGCAGGACTCCTTCTTAAGAGCTGAAATGAAGGCATGTTGCCTCCACTGTGGTGCCGATTCACCACGGCACAAGAAGAGTCATCTAATATGGACATTGAAAGGGTTCCTGTAGATAGGTAGCTGATGTTTAACCCGCCACTAACAGAACCGGCTGTCTGAAGGATGCCATTTCTCATAATGCAAAATACATTGCTCCATGACAGGAAGAGCTATGGAGGGAGTTGGTACAACCATAGCTGAGGCAGAA
Proteins encoded in this region:
- the MEF2C gene encoding myocyte-specific enhancer factor 2C isoform X6; protein product: MGRKKIQITRIMDERNRQVTFTKRKFGLMKKAYELSVLCDCEIALIIFNSTNKLFQYASTDMDKVLLKYTEYNEPHESRTNSDIVETLRKKGLNGCDSPDPDADDSVGHSPESEDKYRKINEDIDLMISRQRLCAVPPPNFEMPVSIPVSSHNSLVYSNPVSSLGNPNLLPLAHPSLQRNSMSPGVTHRPPSAGNTGGLMGGDLTSGAGTSAGNGYGNPRNSPGLLVSPGNLNKNMQAKSPPPMNLGMNNRKPDLRVLIPPGSKNTMPSVNQRINNSQSAQSLATPVVSVATPTLPGQGMGGYPSAISTTYGTEYSLSSADLSSLSGFNTASALHLGSVTGWQQQHLHNMPPSALSQLGDRTTTPSRYPQHTRHEAGRSPVDSLSSCSSSYDGSDREDHRNEFHSPIGLTRPSPDERESPSVKRMRLSEGWAT
- the MEF2C gene encoding myocyte-specific enhancer factor 2C isoform X4; protein product: MGRKKIQITRIMDERNRQVTFTKRKFGLMKKAYELSVLCDCEIALIIFNSTNKLFQYASTDMDKVLLKYTEYNEPHESRTNSDIVEALNKKENKGCESPDPDSSYALTPRTEEKYKKINEEFDNMIKSHKIPAVPPPNFEMPVSIPVSSHNSLVYSNPVSSLGNPNLLPLAHPSLQRNSMSPGVTHRPPSAGNTGGLMGGDLTSGAGTSAGNGYGNPRNSPGLLVSPGNLNKNMQAKSPPPMNLGMNNRKPDLRVLIPPGSKNTMPSVNQRINNSQSAQSLATPVVSVATPTLPGQGMGGYPSAISTTYGTEYSLSSADLSSLSGFNTASALHLGSVTGWQQQHLHNMPPSALSQLGACTSTHLSQSSNLSLPSTQSLNIKSEPVSPPRDRTTTPSRYPQHTRHEAGRSPVDSLSSCSSSYDGSDREDHRNEFHSPIGLTRPSPDERESPSVKRMRLSEGWAT
- the MEF2C gene encoding myocyte-specific enhancer factor 2C isoform X7, coding for MGRKKIQITRIMDERNRQVTFTKRKFGLMKKAYELSVLCDCEIALIIFNSTNKLFQYASTDMDKVLLKYTEYNEPHESRTNSDIVEALNKKENKGCESPDPDSSYALTPRTEEKYKKINEEFDNMIKSHKIPAVPPPNFEMPVSIPVSSHNSLVYSNPVSSLGNPNLLPLAHPSLQRNSMSPGVTHRPPSAGNTGGLMGGDLTSGAGTSAGNGYGNPRNSPGLLVSPGNLNKNMQAKSPPPMNLGMNNRKPDLRVLIPPGSKNTMPSVNQRINNSQSAQSLATPVVSVATPTLPGQGMGGYPSAISTTYGTEYSLSSADLSSLSGFNTASALHLGSVTGWQQQHLHNMPPSALSQLGDRTTTPSRYPQHTRHEAGRSPVDSLSSCSSSYDGSDREDHRNEFHSPIGLTRPSPDERESPSVKRMRLSEGWAT
- the MEF2C gene encoding myocyte-specific enhancer factor 2C isoform X8, whose product is MGRKKIQITRIMDERNRQVTFTKRKFGLMKKAYELSVLCDCEIALIIFNSTNKLFQYASTDMDKVLLKYTEYNEPHESRTNSDIVETLRKKGLNGCDSPDPDADDSVGHSPESEDKYRKINEDIDLMISRQRLCALNKKENKGCESPDPDSSYALTPRTEEKYKKINEEFDNMIKSHKIPAVPPPNFEMPVSIPVSSHNSLVYSNPVSSLGNPNLLPLAHPSLQRNSMSPGVTHRPPSAGNTGGLMGGDLTSGAGTSAGNGYGNPRNSPGLLVSPGNLNKNMQAKSPPPMNLGMNNRKPDLRVLIPPGSKNTMPSVSEDVDLLLNQRINNSQSAQSLATPVVSVATPTLPGQGMGGYPSAISTTYGTEYSLSSADLSSLSGFNTASALHLGSVTGWQQQHLHNMPPSALSQLGACTSTHLSQSSNLSLPSTQSLNIKSEPVSPPRDRTTTPSRYPQHTRHEAGRSPVDSLSSCSSSYDGSDREDHRNEFHSPIGLTRPSPDERESPSVKRMRLSEGWAT